One region of Synechococcus elongatus PCC 11801 genomic DNA includes:
- the nadA gene encoding quinolinate synthase NadA, protein MFLAADRPTTDLPTDLPAAIAALKQELNAVILAHYYQEAAIQDVADYIGDSLGLSRQAAATDADVIVFAGVHFMAETAKILNPNRQVLLPDLAAGCSLADSCPPEAFAAFKAAHPGHIVISYINCTAEIKALSDIICTSSNAVKIVQQIPADQPIIFAPDRNLGRYVMQETGRDLVLWDGSCIVHETFSEQRLLELQACHPEAEIIAHPECETPVLDHARFIGSTTALLNYSLNSPSREFIVVTEPGIIHQMQKAAPDKTFIPAPPQDNTCACNECPFMRLNTLEKLYLCMRDRQPEIQIPEEIRLAALRPIERMLAMSA, encoded by the coding sequence GTGTTCCTCGCCGCCGATCGCCCCACCACCGATCTTCCTACTGATTTGCCTGCCGCGATCGCAGCACTGAAGCAAGAGCTGAACGCGGTTATCTTGGCGCACTATTACCAAGAAGCAGCGATTCAAGATGTCGCAGACTACATTGGTGATTCGCTCGGATTGTCGCGTCAAGCAGCAGCAACGGATGCAGACGTGATTGTCTTTGCTGGCGTTCACTTCATGGCAGAAACGGCGAAAATTCTCAATCCCAATCGGCAAGTCTTGCTGCCTGATTTGGCGGCAGGCTGCTCCTTAGCCGATAGCTGCCCACCCGAAGCGTTTGCAGCGTTTAAGGCCGCTCACCCCGGCCACATCGTCATTTCCTACATCAACTGCACCGCCGAGATTAAGGCACTCAGCGACATCATTTGCACCAGCTCCAATGCAGTAAAGATTGTCCAGCAAATTCCGGCTGATCAGCCGATTATCTTTGCGCCCGATCGCAACTTGGGTCGCTATGTGATGCAGGAAACCGGACGCGATCTGGTGCTTTGGGACGGCAGTTGCATCGTCCACGAGACGTTTTCAGAGCAGCGGTTGCTGGAGCTACAAGCCTGTCATCCCGAAGCCGAAATCATTGCGCATCCTGAGTGCGAAACACCGGTGCTCGACCATGCCCGCTTTATTGGTTCGACTACCGCGCTACTGAACTACAGCCTTAACAGTCCCAGTCGGGAATTCATCGTTGTCACTGAGCCGGGCATCATCCACCAGATGCAGAAAGCGGCACCTGACAAGACCTTTATTCCGGCGCCGCCCCAAGACAACACCTGTGCCTGCAACGAATGTCCGTTCATGCGGCTCAACACGCTGGAGAAGCTCTATCTCTGTATGCGCGATCGCCAGCCTGAAATTCAAATTCCTGAAGAAATTCGCCTAGCGGCCCTTCGCCCAATTGAGCGGATGCTAGCGATGAGTGCTTGA
- a CDS encoding DUF2214 family protein: MVTSAIVAYLHYLGFMLSFGALVLERRLLKAEPSINEAKLMIGTDIVYGLAALTILVTGVLRVLYFGQGVDFYMHNPVFLTKVSLYLAIGGLSLYPTISFIRWAFPIRDGKAPVISEAAAKRLGWVLNIEIAAFVVLPLLAALMARGIGLQA, encoded by the coding sequence ATGGTGACGAGTGCGATCGTGGCCTATCTGCATTACTTGGGCTTCATGCTCAGCTTTGGAGCGTTGGTGCTGGAGCGGCGCTTGCTGAAGGCAGAACCCAGTATCAATGAGGCCAAGCTGATGATTGGCACTGATATTGTCTACGGCTTGGCAGCGCTCACAATTTTGGTGACCGGCGTGCTGCGGGTGCTCTACTTTGGCCAAGGCGTTGACTTCTACATGCACAATCCGGTTTTTCTGACCAAAGTCAGTCTGTATCTCGCGATCGGGGGACTCTCGCTCTATCCCACGATCAGCTTTATTCGCTGGGCTTTCCCGATTCGTGATGGTAAAGCGCCGGTGATTAGCGAAGCTGCCGCCAAACGCCTCGGCTGGGTGCTGAATATTGAAATTGCAGCCTTTGTGGTGCTGCCCCTACTGGCTGCTTTGATGGCTCGCGGGATTGGCCTGCAAGCCTAA
- the hemC gene encoding hydroxymethylbilane synthase yields the protein MVSSPARPIRIGSRKSQLALVQTHWVQGELQRLYPERQFDVQTMSTQGDIILDVALAKIGDKGLFTKELEVAMLAGEVDFAVHSLKDLPTRLPEGLILGCVTEREDPADALVVHERFKEHQLETLPEGTVIGTSSLRRLAQLRHHYPHLQFKDVRGNLNTRLAKLDAGEYDALILAAAGLQRLSMADRIHQLIPAEVSLHAVGQGALGIECRAEDPEILELLKALEHEPTSQRCLAERAFLRELEGGCQVPIGVNTAIADGVLTLTGMVASLDGQRLLRDQVSGPSNDPEPLGLELAAKLKAQGAKEILDEIFATVRPEA from the coding sequence ATGGTCTCCAGCCCTGCCCGTCCGATTCGTATTGGCTCTCGCAAAAGCCAACTAGCCTTGGTGCAAACCCACTGGGTGCAAGGCGAACTGCAACGGCTCTATCCCGAGCGCCAGTTCGACGTGCAGACGATGAGCACGCAAGGCGACATCATTCTGGATGTGGCACTGGCCAAGATTGGTGACAAAGGACTGTTCACCAAAGAACTGGAAGTCGCCATGCTGGCGGGCGAAGTCGACTTCGCTGTCCACTCCCTCAAAGATTTGCCGACGCGCCTGCCCGAAGGCTTGATCCTTGGCTGCGTCACCGAGCGCGAAGATCCGGCCGATGCACTGGTCGTTCATGAGCGCTTCAAAGAGCACCAGCTTGAAACGCTGCCGGAAGGAACGGTGATTGGCACCTCGTCGCTGCGCCGTTTAGCTCAGCTGCGGCACCACTATCCGCATCTGCAGTTCAAGGATGTGCGCGGCAACCTCAACACTCGCCTCGCCAAACTGGATGCCGGTGAATATGACGCGCTGATTTTGGCTGCCGCAGGCTTACAACGCCTGAGCATGGCCGATCGCATTCACCAGTTGATTCCTGCAGAAGTCTCGCTCCATGCCGTTGGACAAGGGGCTTTGGGGATTGAATGCCGCGCCGAAGACCCAGAAATTCTGGAATTGCTGAAAGCCCTAGAGCACGAACCGACTTCTCAGCGTTGCTTGGCGGAACGGGCATTCCTGCGGGAATTGGAAGGCGGCTGCCAAGTCCCGATCGGTGTCAACACCGCGATCGCAGATGGCGTACTGACGCTAACCGGGATGGTTGCTAGCTTGGACGGCCAACGCTTGCTGCGCGATCAGGTTAGTGGCCCCAGCAACGATCCAGAACCCCTCGGACTCGAACTGGCTGCCAAGCTGAAAGCCCAAGGTGCGAAGGAAATTCTCGACGAAATCTTTGCGACGGTTCGGCCGGAAGCTTAG
- a CDS encoding dienelactone hydrolase family protein, with translation MNNLTRRQFLATATLATGFALATRPIAAAVITTDSKGLETGTAQIPTADGSIPAYWARPVSGQDFPIVLVVQEIFGVHEHIQDVCRRLAKLGYLAVAPEMFVRQGDVSKLESIDEIRKIVSKVPDAQVMADLDATVAWAATQKGDRDRLAITGFCWGGRITWLYAAHNPQVKTGAAWYGRLVGNSTELTPKHPVDVAAELKVPVLGLYGGEDTGILLDTVQQMRDRLKTGQSKSAIIIYEGAPHAFFADYRPSYRQADAQDAWQRLQTWFQQHGV, from the coding sequence ATGAACAACCTGACACGCCGCCAATTTTTGGCGACTGCCACCCTTGCGACTGGCTTTGCCCTAGCAACTCGCCCGATCGCTGCTGCTGTCATCACGACAGATAGCAAGGGACTCGAGACCGGGACAGCTCAAATTCCGACTGCCGATGGATCGATTCCGGCCTATTGGGCGCGGCCCGTCAGTGGTCAAGACTTCCCGATCGTGCTGGTAGTTCAGGAGATTTTTGGCGTCCACGAGCATATTCAGGATGTTTGCCGTCGCCTAGCGAAGTTGGGCTACTTGGCAGTCGCCCCAGAAATGTTTGTGCGGCAGGGCGATGTTTCTAAGCTGGAAAGCATCGACGAAATCCGCAAGATTGTCAGCAAAGTGCCGGATGCGCAGGTGATGGCGGATCTCGATGCCACAGTGGCTTGGGCTGCGACCCAAAAAGGCGATCGCGATCGCCTCGCGATTACAGGTTTCTGCTGGGGCGGCCGGATTACGTGGCTCTATGCCGCTCACAATCCGCAGGTTAAAACCGGTGCAGCTTGGTACGGACGACTGGTTGGAAACTCGACTGAACTGACACCCAAACACCCAGTCGATGTCGCTGCCGAATTGAAGGTTCCAGTCCTAGGGCTCTACGGTGGCGAGGATACAGGCATTCTGTTAGACACCGTTCAACAGATGCGCGATCGCCTCAAGACGGGACAGAGCAAGTCCGCCATCATCATCTACGAAGGCGCACCCCATGCCTTCTTTGCAGACTATCGCCCGTCCTATCGCCAAGCGGATGCGCAGGATGCATGGCAACGGCTACAGACATGGTTCCAGCAGCACGGCGTTTAG